A single genomic interval of Chryseobacterium paludis harbors:
- a CDS encoding response regulator, with protein MKKKVVLIQDNEEILEIMDEVLQDEGFDVTSSLTTEPIEKIDEIDPDVVIVDDNIKGDKKGAKVIEELKNDPQTEEVSAVLTSTSHDLPQKAKDCKADDYIEKPFDIDHMINVVKNNS; from the coding sequence ATGAAAAAGAAGGTTGTCCTTATTCAGGATAATGAAGAAATCCTGGAGATCATGGATGAGGTATTACAGGATGAAGGATTTGATGTCACTTCATCATTAACAACCGAACCAATTGAAAAAATTGACGAGATTGACCCCGATGTCGTCATTGTAGACGATAACATCAAAGGAGATAAGAAAGGAGCAAAAGTGATTGAAGAATTAAAGAATGATCCTCAAACAGAAGAAGTTTCTGCTGTCCTCACTTCTACATCACATGATTTACCACAAAAAGCAAAAGATTGCAAAGCTGATGACTATATCGAAAAACCATTTGATATTGATCATATGATCAATGTGGTTAAAAATAATTCCTGA
- a CDS encoding phosphatase domain-containing putative toxin has protein sequence MKKVIFIILALGTIACAPENSEDSLSKSAYSSKSSELAIASKSSRPQNWAQKVTGSPFDNLYKVNNDVYRSEQPDSDGYNYLEQKNVASILNLRSGHIDNVSGTNYTGTLYNVPMVASDVSDVEIIQALKIIRTAPKPIDIHCAHGSDRTGVTMAMYRIVFQNWSKQDATKEMKEGGYNFHSQYTNLVNYIRDVDVNYIKTQVFN, from the coding sequence ATGAAAAAAGTAATTTTTATCATTTTGGCTTTGGGTACAATAGCTTGTGCTCCTGAAAATTCCGAAGATTCACTGTCTAAATCAGCTTACAGCTCCAAAAGTTCTGAACTGGCTATTGCTTCTAAAAGTTCGCGACCTCAAAACTGGGCTCAGAAAGTTACAGGATCACCTTTTGATAATCTGTACAAAGTCAATAATGATGTTTATAGAAGTGAACAGCCCGATAGTGATGGCTATAACTACCTTGAACAAAAGAATGTAGCCTCAATTCTTAATCTGAGGTCAGGTCACATAGACAACGTTTCAGGAACCAACTATACAGGCACTTTATACAATGTTCCTATGGTGGCTTCAGATGTTTCGGATGTAGAAATTATCCAGGCTTTAAAAATTATAAGAACAGCTCCCAAACCAATAGACATACATTGTGCACATGGGAGTGACAGGACTGGAGTTACTATGGCAATGTACCGTATTGTTTTCCAGAATTGGAGCAAGCAAGATGCTACGAAAGAGATGAAGGAGGGAGGTTATAATTTCCATTCACAATATACCAATCTGGTTAATTATATTAGGGATGTGGATGTTAATTATATTAAGACACAAGTATTTAATTAA
- a CDS encoding GNAT family N-acetyltransferase: protein MNVNFSIFPALETERLNLRRLSLEDAQAIYELRSDHEVAKLTGREPANSISDATAYIQKIENLFNENSCIFWAISYKDQSALIGALCFWNFDLSNKSVEIGYELLPEFQKMGIMGEGLRAIINFGFENMGAETITAFPSAHNPSSVNILEKLNFKMVHDTFQHTHENIEGMLTYVLHHSEHSDSKSEF, encoded by the coding sequence ATGAACGTTAATTTTTCAATATTTCCAGCATTAGAAACTGAGCGTCTTAACTTAAGAAGATTGTCCCTTGAAGATGCTCAGGCAATTTATGAACTACGATCAGATCATGAAGTAGCCAAATTAACAGGGAGGGAACCTGCCAATAGCATCAGTGATGCAACAGCTTATATCCAAAAAATTGAAAATCTGTTCAATGAGAATTCGTGTATATTTTGGGCAATTTCCTATAAAGATCAATCTGCTTTAATAGGTGCCTTATGTTTTTGGAATTTTGACTTGAGCAACAAGTCTGTCGAAATAGGATATGAACTGCTTCCTGAATTTCAAAAAATGGGGATCATGGGAGAAGGCTTAAGAGCAATCATCAATTTTGGATTCGAAAATATGGGCGCTGAAACAATTACAGCCTTTCCTTCTGCTCATAACCCGTCATCAGTTAATATATTAGAAAAACTAAATTTTAAAATGGTGCATGATACCTTCCAACATACCCACGAAAATATTGAAGGGATGCTTACTTATGTTCTTCACCATTCTGAACATTCAGATTCCAAATCGGAATTTTAA